The DNA region TGGTATCGAGCGTTCCGGCCACATACGGAGTCCCAAGAAAGAGCTTCCCGACAGCCGCTACGCGCTCGCCAATTGGTAATGTATCGAAATGCTGCTCACGAGCGGTCAGGAGCTTCGCCCTTAAGATCGCTTCGTCGGCCTTCGATATAACTTGCGCATTCACGCTGCCTGCCATCATCAACGCTCCCAGCGCAAGCACGATAATTCGACTATTCCAAGTTCTGTACTTGCTCACGAATTTTCTCCAGCTCCTGCTTGACAAGCACGACATGATGGGCAACATCGGCCTGATTGGTCTTCGAGCCAATGGTGTTCACCTCACGGTTCATCTCTTGCAGAATGAAGTTAAGCTTACGTCCGGCGGCCTCGGGGGATTCCATGGCTTCGAGGAAAAATTTTAAATGCGAGCGAAAGCGGACGATCTCCTCCGTCACATCCAGGCGCTCGGCAATCATCGCAATCTCGAGTTCGAGCCGCTGGTTGTTCAGTACCTCGATGTCTTGCGTGAGCTCGAGCACGCGTTCTTTGAGCTTGGCGTATTCCTCCGCGGCTGTGGTTTTCGCCAATTTCTCTACCTCATCGACATGCCCGGTAATGACCTTCAGACGCTCGCGCAGATCGCGCTCCAATTCGCGGCCCTCCTGCTGGCGCATGGTCGTAAGATCGAGGATCGCTTTCTCCAGAGCCT from Bacteroidota bacterium includes:
- a CDS encoding YicC/YloC family endoribonuclease, with amino-acid sequence MLTSMTGFGRGETVHSTEGGATITVTAEIRSVNSRFIEISVRTPRTLSERELDLREAVRKRLERGKISVNVSIERQGTEALPLTINEPMARAYFNLLDKLRTATGLTAEIQLRDLTSFGDIFQGEDTSATAAKEEWGLTQQALEKAILDLTTMRQQEGRELERDLRERLKVITGHVDEVEKLAKTTAAEEYAKLKERVLELTQDIEVLNNQRLELEIAMIAERLDVTEEIVRFRSHLKFFLEAMESPEAAGRKLNFILQEMNREVNTIGSKTNQADVAHHVVLVKQELEKIREQVQNLE